The Microtus pennsylvanicus isolate mMicPen1 chromosome 19, mMicPen1.hap1, whole genome shotgun sequence genome includes a region encoding these proteins:
- the LOC142838178 gene encoding olfactory receptor 2A7-like gives MGNQTSVTQFILLGFLLNRRLQKLLFTLFSLFYAFTLLGNGTIVGLICLDSRLRTPMYFFLSHLAIVDIAYACNTVPQMLVNLLDPTKPISFAGCMTQTFLFLTFAHTECLLLVVMSYDRYVAICHPLRYTAIMSWRICIILVATSWILGVLLALVHLILLLPLPFCKAQEVNHFFCEIIAVLKLACSDTHINEVMVLAGAVSVLVGPFSSIVVSYAHILCAILKIQSSQGRQKAFSTCASHLCVVGLFYGTAIAMYIGPQHGDANEQKKYLLLFHSLFNPMLNPLIYSLRNKDVKCALKRMLTKEDTS, from the coding sequence ATGGGGAATCAGACTTCGGTTACACAGTTCATTCTTCTAGGATTTCTACTCAACCGAAGGTTGCAGAAGCTCCTCTTTACCCTCTTCTCCCTGTTCTATGCCTTCACCCTGCTTGGGAATGGGACAATTGTGGGGCTTATCTGCCTGGACTCTAGACTCCGtactcccatgtacttcttcctgtcTCACTTGGCCATCGTTGACATTGCTTATGCCTGCAACACAGTGCCCCAGATGCTGGTGAATCTTCTAGATCCAACCAAACCTATCTCCTTTGCTGGATGCATGACACAGACCTTTCTCTTTttgacatttgcacacacagaatGTCTCCTTTTAGTGGTGATGTCCTATGATAGGtatgtggccatctgccaccCCCTCAGATACACTGCCATCATGAGTTGGAGAATTTGTATTATCCTGGTGGCAACTTCCTGGATTCTAGGAGTTCTCTTGGCCCTGGTACATCTCATATTACTATTACCATTGCCCTTCTGTAAAGCTCAAGAAGTAAATCACTTTTTCTGTGAAATTATAGCTGTTCTCAAACTTGCCTGTTCAGACACCCACATCAATGAAGTCATGGTTTTGGCTGGGGCTGTGTCTGTGCTTGTGGGACCATTTTCTTCCATTGTGGTCTCTTATGCTCATATTCTGTGTGCCATCCTGAAGATCCAGTCAAGCCAGGGGCGCCAGAAAGCCTTCTCCACCTGCGCCTCCCATCTCTGTGTTGTCGGACTCTTTTATGGTACAGCCATTGCCATGTACATTGGCCCTCAACATGGGGATGCCAATGAGCAGAAGAAATATCTCTTGCTATTCCATAGCCTTTTCAATCCTATGCTCAATCCACTGATCTATAGTTTGAGGAACAAAGACGTCAAATGTGCTCTGAAGAGGATGCTCACGAAGGAGGATACTTCTTGA